A window of Oryza glaberrima chromosome 2, OglaRS2, whole genome shotgun sequence genomic DNA:
TAGGCTAGGGTTgaaaatgaatgaatgaatggatgTTCTTTCAGCTCAAAACCAATGAAGAATTTTCATTAACTTTCTTAATTATAAGTATAGTGATCCTACTGTTTTAATTTGTTGCTTAGTGTTGGAGGCATGCCATGAAGCCCTTCGGCCGGACCTGCCGAAACTATAGTACCAGCAAGGATTCAAGCCAAAGACGTCAAGGCCATTCAGGCGAAGCCCTATGGTGGAAGCCATAAGCGAAGATGGCGAAGGCTGGAAAGCCGCGTCGGTATTCCGAAAGTAAAGGCATCTCGGGTGAAGGCATCTCGGGCGAACTACAAAGACTTCGCCATGACGAGTTCGGCATCAAGGAGGCCCAACAGGCCGCCCCTGGCCTTTTAGGCCCGTTTGCCATAGACCAGGCCCAGCCTATCAGCCCATTAAAGGCCCATATGTGCAAATGACACTGCATACCCATGTAAAtatccctttcataagggcaaccatgtaaaatcccttataaccctaaaccctaggaGGTGCAAGCTTGTGCTAAGGCTATAAATATAcctctagggccatgtaatgggggatccccaaaaaaatatttcacgaATCAATACAATTGCTTTTACATTCCAATTACTGTTGAGAGAACCACGCCTTTCGACGTGGCATAGTTGTCCATTCGACAACACTTAGCTTCTAATTGCTGTTGTATCactaagaaattttttttacccattgcaacacacaaacatttttttagtgTGTACTAACTTTAAAGAAaagatactactccctccggtttcataatTCTTAACTTTTTGAATATGCTTGAGGTCAAATTTTTGTAACTTTgattatcaataactttaaaatatttagtttaaaggaaaatagaaaaacTTTTTATAAGATGGAGGGAGAATGTACTAAGAAAAAAgtaataaggctgtgtttagatccaggggtgtaaaattttggcgtgtcacatcggatatacgggcacacatttgaagtattaaatgtagtctaataacaaaacaaattacagattccgcctataaaccatgagacgaatttattaagcctaattaattcattattagcaaatatttactgtaacaccacattgtcaaatcatgactcaattaggcttaaaatattcgtctcgcaatttacacataatctatgtaattagttaatcctttttatatttaatacttcatacatatgtccacatattcgatgtgatagggtgtaaaattttgttgAAGGATTTAAACAAGCCCTACATACTAGATTCCACATGCATCCAGTAACTTAATTAGGGATCGATAACCAGGGTACGGTGGTGTGTCTACAAAAGCAATTTTGCAATAGAGGTAGGGGTAAGGTTGACATTTCACATGGTCAGATCTTCTTTTTTAGGGGTTGGGGGTTGCCAGTACAACCCTAGCCGTCAGCTGTGCATTCCCCAACGCGCATCATCTCTCAGAGAAGACTGCAGAGAGGGGGAGAGTCTTGTCTGTCTTCTCCATTTGCTACAGGGGAGGGGAGCGCACACACGCGACGGACGAGGTGGTGAAATAGGCCAAAAAGATCCaccagaggaggaagaggtgatGATTTCAACCCTACTAGCTAGTATCTGTTTGCGGGAAAAAAGGATGACTCCCTGCAACTGAGTACGGACGAAGGCCTACGATTGGTATAGTATATCACAACTAGCTACttctcccttcttttctttttggttaCTAGCTAGTATCTGTTTGCTTCTTGTCGTAAACTTTattgaaataattaattttgtattgtatgctgtttttgttttgcagagaataaattGATAGGGTTCTCAGAGGAGGAAATGAAAGAATTCCTGTCTAGGGCAGAACACACCTTCTATCTCAATGTGGGTAATGAAGAAGGTGCAAAGTTTAAGGTTGTGAATGAGTTACTGGAAACCCTCCGTCGTTTCTCTTTCTCGGTGATTATTAGCTCAGAGGAAATGAAGAATGTGTCTGCCAAGAATTTTATCGATGATCTCTATGGTAGATTTGAGACTGATCACCACCAGATGGACTGTTGCACAATCCACAACTTCCTTTGCTTAGAAAATTCTCCgccaggaaagaaaaagaagctaGTTGTGGTTGCTGGCAGCGATGTTCCAGAGGACTGTTATGCAGATTCTCGTGCTTGTTCTATTATTCTCTCTCTGCCACATGAAGTTCAGAAGGAAATGCGTGGTATAAATGAGGTTAACGTGGTATAAGTTCAGTTGTTGGTACAACCCTAGCCGTCAGCTGAGCATTCCCCAACGCGCATCATCTCTCAGAGAAGACTGCAAAGAGGGGGATAGTCTTGTCTGTCTTCTCCATTCGCTGCAGGGGAGGGGAGCGCACACACGCGACGGACGGGGTGCTAAAATAGGGCAAAAAGATCCACCAGAGGAAGAGGTGATGATTTCAACCCTACTAGCTAGTATCTGTTTGCGGGAAAAAAGGATGACTCCCTCCATCTGAGTACGGACGAAGGCCTACGATTGGTATAGTATATCACAACTAGCTACTTCTCCcttcttttgtttttggttaaacattttcttcttaatttctttctcTCTATCGATTTCGTTGATGAATTCTCTCATCTTGCTTATTTACAGGTTTCTGTTATTACTGGTATGTTTCAATGTTAATTTTGGTGCGTCTCGTGATGCGCCCGTACGCCAGCAACCGTCCTCTTATTTCCAGATCTATATGCGATGCACTAGTCTACATGCCGCCCAAGCTACTATACATACAAGATTTTTATGCATGGTATATACTACCATATCTCTCCTTCTTGCCCCAAATTTATTCGCTTTAATTcgactagtaatatgcccgtgctaacacTATGGTGccattatatttttgaaaaaaaacactgtAAAAATTGTCATGTTAGTGAAAATAATGTTCGTAGAAGCTGTCCAGTTGAGCTTTAATTTGATTCAAGTCTCCTCGCAAAAATTTTTTTGATTCAagtcatataaatatatttagacaAAGAACAACAATATCATATTGCCTGAAAATAATAGTTCATGACCATCAGAAATTTTATATAATCACTTCAATATGCAATATATTAGTGCAATATATGTCAAAAAGAAATGGTCGGGAGATATTCCATTAACTTGTTGCATGCATAAACAAGTCCAAAACTAAATCGTTTGATACAATATAGAATATACCCTGCAACTAATTAACTAATCCTAACTTTGAATATTTGCGATACACTTAAGAAAATCTTATGCGCCACTAAGGATGCTGCTTTCATATTCATTTTGTTTGTACGTCAATGGATACAACAAAAAATTGTCTTAGCTAGTCACCGTCATGCACATGCATttattttactaaaaaaatcatgatgTAGCACAAGCTATAGTACTATGTCAGATCCAATCACGCAATATCCCACCCAAATGGTTGCAGCGTGCTGTAGAAACCAAAGGACAACAGTAAGTAACATTCTGAGTAGCAATTTATTATCTTCTATATCACAAATATTGAAATGCACCTTTTTACATGCCATACATTGCCTAGGTTCCTAGCATTGTTCACCAGTCCGAGACATATTTATATACGATATTCCTAGTGCTTTTCCTTATAGAGTCTACCTCTTTCTTTGGTCAAAGGTACACATCTTCCATGGCACAGTTTCTATCTTTGGGGGTAGgaatgaaatgaaaatttcaGCTCCGTTTAGCTCCTATTGCAAATCAGTTGTGAGATAGTCCAAATTTAGACACCATAAGCTACCTATTACGGATTCCAAAACTTAGACTTAAAGTCAAGAAGATTATAAAAATCAAGTGAACATCAGGCTCACAGCCAtagctcccccccccccccccccccccccccggggatTCCACAACAACCCGTAAGAGGatgggaaaaaataaaaagaaagaggaaatcCTAGGGAGATTTGGGGAGCTTGGGTGTGAGGAAAGCAAATCATGTGCTATCAGCAAGCGATGCAGCGGGAGACTCCCTGTTGAATGGAATCAGGAATTTTAGTCCATGCTATACATTAGTGTTCAGCTCAATGGGTCAAAAAAACAAGCTTTATTAACCATCAAgaagttttaaaataaaatccaaaaatgtGGTCTCTtcgagaaaagaaaacaagtaGACATGTTTATGACAGTTCCATTTTCTAGTTATCTTGTTTTCCAAGAACATTTTCTGATAATCTTGAAAAAAATGTAAGGCTTGATAACATACTGTATATGCACGGATAGTGTACCTGCCATATTTCATTATATTGGCCCTAGCTTATTTGTATTCCACAAATTTCTAAAGCAGAAGAAGCACATCTTCATATCTCACCTCATATTTCTGAATACATATAGGTAAAATGAGAAATGCATTCGCCAGTCTTGGTGAAAAATTGAACAGTTTGGAAGATTAGATTCACTTACTCTGGACTTAACCCCAAAACATAGTTTATTAATACACAGCTTTAGTAACGCTGATACCATCAATCCATTTTGTCCATTCTCTTCGCTGTTACAGTATTGCTGCAAATTACTGACGAAGGCCTACGATTGGTATAGTATATCACAACTAGCTACTTCTCCcttcttttgtttttggttaaacattttattctttatttctttctctCTATCGATTTCGTTGGTGAATTCTCTCATCTTTCTTATTTACAGGTTTCTGTTATTACTAGTACGTTTCAATGTTAATTTTGGTGCGTCCCATGATGCGCCTGTACGCCAGCAACCATCCTCTTATTTCCAGATCCAGATGCAGTGCACTAGTCTACATGCCGCCCTAGCTACTATTCATACAAGATTTTTATGCATGGTATATACTACCATATCTCTCCTTCTTGCCCCAAATTTATTCGTTTTAATTCGATGTATTCATTCCGTAATACACCATGGGAGCCCATGTAGTAGCTAGCTTGAAAACAATCAGTCTTTTTGGTTGTATTAATTTTACATTTTACTGTATAGCTGTcgtttgcattctctgatttttGTCGCAAGCAATCTTTCCCCCGGGTTTAGGTTACACACAGTAACTAGCACTAGACTACTAGACCGCACAATAATGTTTCCGTTTAATGCAACCTACCCGAGTTATAACCAAAGTTTGGtagaaaagatatataaatattatacttCGGTTGTGCTACAACATCTGATACTAGTACCACAAGGTGTGCGTTTCTTTGTAGGTTGGAGCAACAATCCAGCCTTATATTAGACAGTCATAAAACAAACAACTAGTACTCCTTCCTTGGATTATTCTCACTGAAACCATCCTGCCATGCGGTGTGGTGTGGTTTGTGGAGTAAATGAAACCCCATGCATCAAGTTAAAGTCCGGACTGTGTTTTGCGTCAGTAGCGTGGCAAACTCAGTGACGATGACCTATGTTTTGTGTAGTCGTCGCAGCTATGTCGCTTTGGCAACAAGCTAAGCAATGATTGGGATCTGCCATGGGTTGGATGTTTTGCATCACTAGTGGGCTTGCATTGAGCGCGTTGCTTACTCTGCGTAGTGTGATTGTCTAATTGGCCGTAGGTTGTACTTTGAGGTGCTTGGTGATGTTCATAGCTAgttgagatgtttttttttcttttccttgtaATCTGTCTAGAGATTTTACTCCTACTTATTTAAATATAATTAGCAGTTCTCTTGCTGGTTAAAAAGAACTAtctgtttctaaaaaaaaaagaattcttcCCCCATGCAAAAAAGTACGGTGGAAGGACTGGTTGGTACTACAACTAGTAGTGTTGGTTAAATCTTTTGTTGGTATAGTAGTAATCCCAACTTTTGTTGGTTAAATCTTTGCACTTGCATCCTGTAGTGACTAGTTGATGGTGCGTCGTAGGTTCTTTTGTTAGTGTTattttatttgcatttatttgtGCTATACTACTAATCTTCTTTTTCTTACTTAATATTGCTCTTATGTACTTGCTCCATTAAAAAAACTTCTGGGGATtctttatgggacggaggttgTATTGGTTTGGACCAGATTCACATTAATAtactctgtttcacaatgtaagatgttttgacttctTTCAAAGCCAAATTTCTTTAACAATGCCAAGTTTTAAAGAGAATCATAGTAACCTCTTCAACATAAAACAATATAGACTAGTTTCGATGTTgcatttaatgaaactaattttatgttgtaaatattgctacttgtttttttctataaacttagtcaagttataaagaaatttgactataaacttagtcaagtgtcttacattatgaaacaatGGAAGTATCATATGATTGTAGTTAGTAGCATGACTATAGTAGTTTCCACCTGTTGTGTTgtagtacataattaattttgATTCCATATGATTGCCTCATTCTAACAATGCCATTAACCCACTTTGATGCTTGATAAGTTCAGGTTctataatacttatcgttttggaccAGGCTAAGGTCGCTAAggtcaaactttttaaacttTGACAATTACTACAGAATATTTACTTTAGAAGatgaaactatatgtatatattaattttaaaatatactttaataaaactatatatttgttgatatttaataatagaaaataatgataAATTTTTCTTAAGACTGTGCCCTTCTCTAAAAGGACAAGTATTATTGGACCGGAGTGAGTAGTAATACTAGCTGATTACATGACATGTCATGCATCTATGTATTACtaatactccctttgtttcatagtattaagttgttttgatttattTCCTggccaaatttatagaaaaatataataatattttcaacataaaacaaacataaattatcaaaatatattcaaggtTACAtataatttaatgaaactaatttggtgttgtagatattacaatttttttctgTAAAATTGATCAAaactaaagaagtttgactaggaaactataatacgaaacggagggaggaaGTAATAATTTTCAGAGTAACTGTTTTTTTCCGAGGGTTGGCCGGTTACATGACGTACAATGGATGTGTATTATTTTTGTGTTGTGGTGTGCATTCGTTCTCCAGTTACCGTTATTTTTACAACGCTGTGTATTCTTCAGACCAGAAATTTTGCCATTCCAAAAAACAGGAGTATTTTATGTTGTCTAGTCGGCCCATAGCTCCATCCAACACGAAGGCCCATTAAATTTGCACCACCCTGCAAGCGAGGCCCAGCAGACTTACAGCTGCTAGGTTTCCACTTCCCTTGTACGTACTATTATAGTACTAGTAGTGACCTTGACCATTCTAGTTCTAGCCTTCTAGGTTTCCCCTTCGCCGACTCCCACTCCCACTGGGGAAGGGGTGCCCGGCCGCAAGGTGAGagaggcggcgagggggaggggagaggaggggacttgggggagaagggaggggaggctGGGGGCCGGACTCTAGTGCTCTGCCAGTTGCTGGCCGCCGGCAGAATGTTTAGGCTTGCTGGATTTGGGCGCCGTCATTTGCCGCTCCATCGGGTGGTGGCCACCGGTGGTGCCAAGCATGGCGGCCTCCTTGGCTCTGAGTACCCGACTACTGGTAAAATCTCCTCTTTTCTTGTGGTGTTCAGGTTTATTTAACTTTTTCACAGGTTTGGTAGTTCTGATTTGTGGTATTCACCTTGTCTTTGTTCTTTGGTTGATTATTAAGTAAGTGGCTTTGCCGTGGTGAAattaactgtttttttttttttttgcctatgtTTGCAGGTCCGGAGGACCGAAACATGATGGCTGTCTACTGTGGAGATACGACTGATATGCGCCTTTTCCAGCCGAGGTCAGTTCAATCTGCCGGTTTAGGCGTCCACTGTTCAACTCTGCTTTTGTTGAAGTTTGTCCCACTGTAGCTTTTCCAGCACATAGTATAGAAACGGGATCTTGTTTATGCCAACTAACAGCCTGATGATGTTTGCTTATGGATAATTGTTCTTCAGTCAAGAAGACGTGTGTAATCTGAGGCTGGAAGCTGCTTGCATGCCAACAATGCCTGAGGGAATTCTGAAGGTACTTCTTTTAGGGATTTCCCATAATGCTACTGCCCTGCCTTCTTTGTTAACCACTAAAATCTTGTGTTACTCACTTACTCTCTGACTTACCTTAATAATATGATCCCTTTTTCTTAGGTCAAATGTCTGGCCAGTGTTGTGGGCGGTTTCTGGACAAAGCATTGTATGAGTTCTGGGGTATCTCCAAGGAACTTCAGCACTGCCGTCAACAGTCCCACTGAGCTAGACCCTATTTCTGACAAGGATAGAGGTACTGCTTGTGTAATGGAGGATTTCACACTCGAAATTGGCGATTCAAAGTCCTTTCTGCACAATTATGACAAATCTAATCTCAAGGTCGAAGAAATGCTGGATAAGTCGTCTCTTAAAGAGGAGTACGCAAGGGATGTTAGGCCAATCTTAGCAAGCAAGCTGTTGTTGGTTAATAGGCCTTTGGATGGTGAATGGCTTGCTTATGTCAATGCGATGACTCATTCTGTTCTTAAGTGCTCACCCCTTTACCTTACTTCACTTGATGTCATGTTAGAGAAACGGAAGCTTGGGGAGAAAGAGTGGAACCAGTTTCTGGGCCACATCCTGTCAAATAGGATAGCAGTTGCGGATGATGATTGGCTGCATGCTTTCGGCTGTACTGAGAAGCATCATTTCCATCATGGTATCAAAGGTCCATGTTAGGATGGATCCTTTTTTAGAGGTGGCAGTGATTCTACCTATGATGAGCATGCACAGATAGCAACCATCTCGGCTGATTTAATGAAGGATGCTAAGCTGTCTTGATGTGCAGTTTACAGAGATATTCCATGCCCTAACATCTTATTTGCAGAGGCATACGGGATGTATCTTCTCCTCAAACATTGCCTTAAGTTGAAACTGAAAAGAGGTTCAGTCCGGACTGACAACAAACTCCTGTATGAGTTGCTGCTTGGGTCCCGCTCTGTAAATGCAAATGACAGTACCTATAGGATAATTCAGTTGCTGAGGATTTTGATAGCAAAGTTCGAGGTGCTGATTCCTTGTTGGGTTCCTAGAGAACTTCTCTTTGTCGCTGATGGAATAGCAAGGGTTATTAAAGATTTTGAAGCTAATCTGCTTGAAGGCCAACACATAAATGATGAAGCTGTGAAAATTGAGGCTAAAAGATCCGTGATGCAATTCTTGGCCAGTTACTCTGATCAGTTCCAAGGATCAGCTGTTTTCAGATTTCCaaactcaaaatttttcaaTCGTTTTCTACAAGAATCTAGTATGTCTTGtctattcttttctttatgttttccttttgttttcttctttcttgttTGCTTCTTGTTGTAAACTTTattgaaataattaattttgtattgtatgctgtttttgttttgcagagaataaattGATAGGGTTCTCAGAGGAGGAAATGAAAGAATTCCTGTCTAGGGTAGAACACACCTTCTATCTCAATGTGGGTAATGAAGAAGGTGCAAAGTTTAAGGTTGTGAATGAGTTACTGGAAACCCTCCGTCGTTTCTCTTTCTCGGTGATTATTAGCTCAGAGGAAATGAAGAATGTGTCTGCCAAGAATTTTATCGATGATCTCTATGGTAGATTTGAGACTGATCACCACCAGATGGACTGTTGCACAATTCACAACTTCCTTTGCTTAGAAAATTCTCTgccaggaaagaaaaagaagctaGTTGTGGTTGCTGGCAGCGATGTTCTAGAGGACTGTTATGCAGATTCTCGTGCTTGTTCTATTATTCTCTCTCTGCCACATGAAGTTCAGAAGCTGGAAATGCGTGGTATAATTGAGGTTAACGTTGAAACCTTCGCTTTCTTTAATGGAGGTGGGCATCTCTCTTTCTGCACTATTCGTTTTAAATGCTTATTTAAAATGCTCATTTGTTTCTATGTTTGTAGCTGTATTTGATACAACGAGGCTGTATGACAAGAAGTCACGAAAGAAGTGAACAGAAAGCTTCGAGCAGAAGAGCGGGATGGGATTTGCTATTTTGTGAGCCAAGGAAGAAGTTGGTTTTTAGTCGAGTGCCAATTACACACAAAATTAGAGCTCTGATTGTGTCAATTTTTATTTCCTTAGTTGATATATGTAGCAATTTGCTATATCTAGCAGAGAAGCTAAAAACCATTATAAACAGGTTATAAGGTACTCTCGTGATAGCAAATTTGGGCAGGTTTTGACATACCCTGAGCATTTTATGCTATGGATGGATCACTAGTTTTTCTGGTGCTATAATATAGTACTTTTATGCTATGGATGGATCGTTCAGCTGTTCCACATTTTTCATCATGCTCTTTTCTGATATTTTTATTCTCAGCTAGATCCAAACTCTGGTTCTCTGCTTTCTGGTGTCACTCTTGCCTATATTTGCTTCTGCAACACAACTTTGTGAAGTATTCCAATGCTAGTGCATCTCACACCTAAATCGGGCTTACTGCGAGTATTTTTGCAGAGAACTCTCTGCTAAGGCTAAATTAGCTACCAATACTTTTGAGAAGCCTATGATGGTGAACTATTGTTCAGATGGTCTAATATCCTTTATTTGCACTTTATCTGCATGGAAACTATCGACGTGTGTTCctattaagtattaattaatattcCTGTCAACATCTTTTTCCGCCATGGCTAAACCTAATAGCTTGCAGATCTAAATTTGGGAGCTTATTCCCACTCAGGCATGCCCACACTAAACTTGATATGAGAGGGGCTGGACTCGTGGAAGTTGAAGTAGCTGTTTCTTGAATTGAAGGTCAGTTATGTTAAGTCAGTAGTGGTTACCTGTATTACTCTGGAATATGTTTAGTTATGAGTAGTTCAAATAGAGTGGATTTTGGCCTTCCAAGTTATCTTTCTGTTTTATTTAGAATTTTCTATGTTCATCAATGACAAAAGTACACCATTAAAAGAGCTTCAAAATATCCGTAGTGCCCCACCTAAAACCTGAACATTCATGTTTTGAATTTCTGTAGCTCTAATGCAAGCTGTTGACCTTCCACACTCACATGGAAATGATGCTTTCGAGTGCTTGTTCATTGGTAAGCTTTTGCTGCGTCAACGCTAGAGAAATGTGCCAAGAGGCTGCTCCAACAAACAATTCAATGATATCTGCCTCTGAAGATTTGCCTGTTGTCAGCATCGCTTCCTTGGGGACAACATTGCACACCTGCCAAGGTGAAATCCATCACTAGTTTTGTTTTCCTCCTTATATTTTTCACAATTATTGAGTATTGACTGCTGTCAAATATGTCCTTGATGAAATTAACTTGGTTATGTTATCAATTAATATTTTGTGTGAAAGGGTAGTCCATACATCAAGAGGATGTTGGCATAGAAAACGGTCATTGTTATGGTTCCATGTGGATTATTATTTAGATAGACTAGACTTAGAGTTTTCATGTGACTTTGTACACTGATGAAAGTAGGTGATACAAGAATGTTTGAGTCATAGAGTTTTCGTATGAAAAATACTCTGTTATTATTGTTTTGTTTGAGTTGCTCTCACATAAATGCAAATACACAAATGTCAGTACAACTGCTCTAAGCTCTGCTTATAATTTGACCTCTGGTTGGCTGTCGCGTCTTGTGCTGATAGTGATAGTTACGGGCGAAGTTGCTTACAACTGGAGAGCCTTGTGTATGCTCCCCCTAGTCATTGCCCTAAACTGGAGAGCCAACTCATTGCCCTAAATTTGACCTCTGGATGCATTTTGCATGAGGTTGTGTTGAATTGTACGCCATTAGTTACTGGTATACCATGGAAGAGTTGGCAGTCATTGCCCTAAAAAAATGGTGCCAACCTAACTGTGCTTGAATTGGTTGGTTGGATGGCTGTCTAATAAAGTGGTGAAGTGGATCTGGAGTGGTTGATAGTTGATGCAGATGTTATAGGACAGGCCTGTATAAGGGTTCTTGATTTAAATATGTTTATTAGGTAGTTCCTTGTATGTTTGCAACGTGTAGAAGCAGATCTCATCATCTCCTGGTGCTCAAATACAGTTCGTCCTTTTTCTCGTTTTAGTTTTCATTTCTCCTCATCATTTCTGTGGAGCTGCTATCCTCTTCAATCAATGAAACAATTGAATTTAGTCTCTACCGACATATCGCGTTCGATCACCATTTCATTGTTCATCAAGCCCTCTGGTGCAGCACTGGTGGTGATTGTTCTCTTTCAAGTGCCTGTAGTCGCTCACCCCTCCTCTGTGAGGCATCGATTTTTTGGTTTTGGTGGATGCAAATTAATTGCTCAGAGTGAGAGAGTTTGCAGTCAGTCAGATTGGCTCGTTTTTTGGGTGGTAACGTACCCTGTGCACACAAGCTTTCCGCGTACATACCATGTACAAACTaacaaatttcacaaaaaatcTAAATTATTATACATgtacttccaatagtattacacttATGTGTAAAAGTCGtaacctcaaattcattatatacTAGTAACAGAAAAGCTAAAATTTCTGCAAGTTTTAAGGGTATAAATCGGTCagaaatttttcttttttgttgctcCCTATATATAATGAATATGAAGATGGGATTTTACACATAGATATAATACTGctaaaactacatatacaattttttctagaatttttggTGATGTTTGTTAGTTGGCGTGCACAATGTGTACACGAGAATTGCTTGTTTGCATATGACACATTTCCTTTTAGGGTTGCATTTGGGTGTACCTATGTGTTTTCATATCTCATCCATGGGATTCAGTTTAATGGATTTATTGATACATGTCTGTTgccggatggcatgaggcccttcgactaaatctgccgaaacccgtggcgaaggctatggagcaagaacggcgtgaggcgaagagtcgtacgagtgccttgccaggccagaggcgtctcaggcgaagggtgcaaggcgaagactatctgccgaaggaagacgacttcgccatggcaagttcgcccccgcgagggccgaggaagcctttccggcccatcaagcctaaggGCTacagggccggcgatcgccagacggcccatcaggggcccatgagcccctataacattatgtacccctgtaaatgtccctttcgtaagggtaatcatgtaaattcccctgtacaacctaaaccctagtagtaagaacctgtaatagggctataaatagtcccctagggccatgtaatggggggatcccaaaaagaaattcaaaattcaatacacttcgtttccttccaaccactgttgagtaaccacgtccttcgacgtatgcagttgttaTTTCGACAACAATGTCCTAGTGCACTGTTGCGGCTGTTGTTGGGTATTATGATGTGTTTGGTTGTCTTAGTTTGTTGTAGATCTGGTGAGGTCAGAATGTGAGAAAGATTTGGGGGATGTTTGGTACCATTTCTTAGTTTTTGCTGGATACAACCtgaatatacatatagtttgcGCATTTAGATCCATGTAGGTTGTGTCGTAAATATGGATAATGACA
This region includes:
- the LOC127763618 gene encoding uncharacterized protein LOC127763618; its protein translation is MYLLLKHCLKLKLKRGSVRTDNKLLYELLLGSRSVNANDSTYRIIQLLRILIAKFEVLIPCWVPRELLFVADGIARVIKDFEANLLEGQHINDEAVKIEAKRSVMQFLASYSDQFQGSAVFRFPNSKFFNRFLQESKNKLIGFSEEEMKEFLSRVEHTFYLNVGNEEGAKFKVVNELLETLRRFSFSVIISSEEMKNVSAKNFIDDLYGRFETDHHQMDCCTIHNFLCLENSLPGKKKKLVVVAGSDVLEDCYADSRACSIILSLPHEVQKLEMRGIIEVNVETFAFFNGAVFDTTRLYDKKSRKK